A region of Photobacterium sanguinicancri DNA encodes the following proteins:
- a CDS encoding MerR family transcriptional regulator produces the protein MYRISELAELVGLSRTALLYYEKQQLIKGHRLNNGYRVYSDKDLQRIRLIQQLQSGGLTLKECKACLEAKVDRQLLKNRLQELDREIAQKQQSRQLLAALLGEGDLKAWHENVDKVAPDAHLDWLIKQGFTEKEALRLKWLSKDMNEHDTYMADFMKVFETLERWGPGNDSETLQALSILPEQPKKILEIGCGKGLATTVLANNTDASITVVDNEDSALEKLSERFKAMDLVSRLTTVSASMTELPFAPASFDLIWAEGSAYIMGTTNALSQWKPLLIDNGFMMLSDLVWLTDTPNEEAINFWQKEYPDMQPIATRLAQINTAGFDVIEHFTLSKKAWQNYYEPLKARVEALRDEMPGSVALEDISKENNIYTNYLGQFGYQMFILRKRR, from the coding sequence GTGTATCGAATTTCAGAACTCGCAGAACTAGTGGGCTTATCACGCACTGCTCTACTCTATTACGAGAAACAACAACTGATTAAAGGTCATCGCCTCAACAACGGCTATCGCGTGTACAGCGATAAAGATTTACAGCGGATCCGCCTTATTCAACAACTGCAATCTGGTGGGTTAACACTCAAAGAATGCAAAGCGTGCTTAGAAGCAAAAGTGGATCGTCAGCTGCTTAAAAATCGCTTACAAGAATTGGATAGAGAGATTGCGCAAAAGCAGCAGTCTCGTCAATTACTCGCCGCGTTACTGGGTGAAGGTGACCTAAAAGCATGGCATGAGAACGTCGATAAAGTCGCGCCTGATGCACACTTAGACTGGTTAATTAAGCAAGGTTTTACTGAAAAAGAAGCTTTGCGATTGAAATGGTTATCAAAAGACATGAACGAACACGACACTTACATGGCCGACTTTATGAAGGTCTTTGAAACCCTTGAACGCTGGGGGCCTGGCAACGACAGTGAAACGCTTCAAGCGTTATCTATATTACCTGAACAGCCTAAAAAAATTCTTGAAATCGGTTGTGGCAAAGGGCTAGCCACCACCGTATTGGCAAATAATACAGATGCATCAATTACTGTTGTTGATAATGAAGATTCTGCGTTAGAGAAGCTTTCAGAGCGTTTCAAGGCAATGGACTTAGTATCTAGACTAACCACAGTTTCAGCCAGCATGACAGAGCTTCCCTTTGCTCCTGCAAGCTTTGACTTAATTTGGGCTGAGGGGAGCGCGTATATTATGGGTACGACCAATGCTCTTTCTCAATGGAAACCACTGCTTATCGATAATGGGTTCATGATGCTCAGTGACTTAGTCTGGTTAACCGATACACCTAATGAAGAAGCGATCAATTTCTGGCAGAAAGAATACCCAGATATGCAGCCAATAGCGACTCGATTAGCACAAATCAATACCGCAGGTTTTGACGTCATCGAGCACTTCACACTCAGTAAAAAAGCATGGCAAAACTACTATGAACCGCTCAAGGCTCGTGTGGAAGCACTTAGAGATGAAATGCCTGGTTCTGTCGCGCTTGAAGATATTAGTAAAGAAAATAACATCTACACCAATTACCTTGGCCAATTTGGCTACCAGATGTTTATATTAAGAAAGCGACGCTAA
- a CDS encoding GNAT family N-acetyltransferase codes for MSTLSLKKGQPVALTSTLNMSLITQSDLPDIIDMLGNPAVNEYLFFAPAPVEIYEGFFGPIIENTESAIAAGEWPEQLTVVIRNTKGTYMGMAGLPSVMFLEGNFEVGYQLAEHAWGQGIATQAAQYLTALAFNELSAHKVTADCYASNVGSYKTLEKCGFKREGCQSDYYKVGNGFVDRLHYGMTKADFIAKN; via the coding sequence TTGTCTACTCTATCTCTTAAAAAAGGCCAGCCTGTTGCGTTAACGTCAACGCTGAATATGTCATTAATTACCCAAAGCGACTTACCTGACATTATCGATATGCTTGGGAATCCAGCGGTAAACGAATACCTATTTTTTGCCCCTGCGCCCGTTGAAATTTATGAAGGTTTCTTTGGTCCAATTATAGAAAACACCGAAAGTGCAATAGCTGCAGGTGAATGGCCAGAACAACTCACCGTCGTTATTCGTAACACGAAAGGCACATACATGGGTATGGCAGGACTACCGTCGGTGATGTTCTTAGAAGGCAATTTTGAAGTTGGTTACCAGCTAGCAGAGCATGCTTGGGGACAAGGCATTGCCACTCAAGCCGCACAATACTTAACAGCACTTGCATTTAACGAGCTTAGCGCTCACAAAGTAACAGCTGACTGTTATGCCAGTAATGTAGGCTCGTACAAAACGTTAGAGAAATGCGGGTTCAAACGCGAAGGTTGTCAGAGCGATTACTACAAAGTTGGAAATGGCTTTGTTGACCGCCTGCATTACGGTATGACCAAAGCTGATTTTATTGCTAAAAACTAA
- a CDS encoding helix-turn-helix transcriptional regulator produces the protein MKGYLEKVPQRIGASWRYRKIVEGSKSYGWHRHKEYELAIHRHFSGSCFVGHHQSEINHNHMVLIGPDLPHAIYSNADGEHTQCETHVIWFRKEWVHQLIACCHELEPLKRLLSNASHGIQFSTDTTERATQLLGGVIEMPPHQQLTTLFSLFSLLLEDKQAQQLINLVAPVDEDERISERIGRAEAFLMQNFANDIAVNDLAEHLYISESSVRRLYQKHYKESFSQHLKKIRLNVACDLLMNTSLPINIIIQKVGYDNQANFNRQFKAYKHVTPTAYRAAMKRS, from the coding sequence ATGAAGGGATACCTTGAAAAAGTGCCGCAACGAATTGGTGCCTCTTGGCGATACCGAAAGATCGTTGAAGGCAGTAAAAGCTATGGTTGGCACAGACACAAAGAGTACGAACTCGCCATTCATCGTCATTTTTCGGGTAGCTGCTTTGTCGGCCACCACCAAAGTGAGATTAACCATAATCACATGGTACTTATCGGCCCAGATCTCCCTCATGCGATTTATTCCAACGCCGATGGGGAGCATACTCAGTGTGAGACGCATGTTATTTGGTTTCGTAAAGAATGGGTTCATCAACTCATCGCTTGTTGCCACGAGCTAGAACCATTAAAACGGTTACTCTCAAATGCTAGCCACGGCATACAGTTTTCGACAGATACAACAGAGCGCGCAACACAATTGTTGGGAGGTGTAATTGAAATGCCTCCTCACCAACAACTCACCACACTATTTTCATTGTTCTCACTACTGCTTGAAGATAAACAAGCACAGCAGCTCATTAACCTTGTGGCACCCGTTGATGAAGATGAAAGAATAAGTGAGCGTATTGGTAGAGCAGAGGCATTTTTGATGCAAAACTTTGCAAATGACATCGCCGTTAACGATCTGGCTGAACATTTATATATCAGTGAGAGTAGCGTTCGAAGGTTGTATCAAAAGCACTACAAGGAAAGCTTCAGCCAACACTTAAAGAAGATCAGGCTCAATGTCGCCTGCGATCTACTGATGAATACCAGTTTACCGATAAATATCATTATCCAAAAAGTAGGCTACGATAACCAAGCAAATTTTAACCGTCAGTTCAAAGCATACAAGCATGTTACGCCGACGGCTTATCGGGCGGCGATGAAAAGAAGTTAA
- a CDS encoding F0F1 ATP synthase subunit epsilon, which yields MAIGVTNNTFQLNIVSAEGPLFSGPAHALAIAGFDGELGIRPGHSPLLSGIKPGVASFVTGLKDPEEILYISGGIVEVQPSVVTVLADTAMHGKDINKARADEARRAAEENIVKHANDVNFAQAQMDLAKAMAQLRAVELSQKQRRR from the coding sequence ATGGCAATTGGCGTTACTAACAATACGTTCCAGCTCAACATTGTGAGTGCCGAAGGCCCACTGTTTTCTGGTCCAGCCCATGCGCTGGCGATTGCAGGGTTCGATGGTGAGTTAGGTATTCGCCCGGGCCACTCTCCTTTGCTGAGTGGGATCAAACCAGGTGTGGCGAGTTTCGTTACCGGTCTAAAGGATCCTGAAGAAATCCTTTATATCTCGGGTGGGATTGTTGAAGTACAACCTTCAGTAGTAACCGTGTTGGCTGATACAGCTATGCACGGGAAGGATATCAACAAAGCCCGCGCGGACGAGGCACGCCGTGCAGCAGAAGAGAACATTGTTAAGCATGCTAACGATGTGAACTTCGCACAGGCGCAAATGGATTTGGCAAAAGCAATGGCACAACTTCGTGCTGTTGAACTAAGCCAGAAACAGAGGCGCCGATAG
- a CDS encoding HAD family hydrolase yields MKLDAILWDYDGTLVNSVPKNIDITKHILSIVAPHLTGDNLPECLQSEVAYHQVNHAAKNWQDLYVRYYGMTESEMLVAGSLWSEHQLSNTTPVQLFSDVDSTIKDLASIPHGICSQNASNNIVNVLNTAQVDSYFKAVIGYDDVSSTGQKPSPESGLLCLNQLFDNPESKTIMYIGDHEADVQFARNIHTALGENARVIAVAVTYSGATPERWATQPDFIIHTPTELTALCEQYSL; encoded by the coding sequence ATGAAGCTAGATGCCATCCTTTGGGATTATGACGGAACACTCGTAAACTCAGTACCCAAAAATATAGATATTACTAAACACATTTTATCCATTGTTGCGCCCCACCTAACGGGAGACAACCTGCCAGAATGCCTACAAAGTGAAGTTGCCTATCATCAAGTAAACCATGCGGCTAAAAACTGGCAAGATCTGTATGTTCGTTATTACGGTATGACTGAATCTGAAATGTTAGTGGCAGGTTCGTTATGGTCGGAGCATCAACTGAGCAACACGACGCCAGTTCAACTGTTCTCTGACGTAGACAGTACTATCAAAGATTTAGCCTCGATCCCGCATGGTATCTGTTCGCAAAATGCCTCAAACAACATCGTTAATGTATTGAATACAGCGCAAGTCGACTCTTACTTTAAAGCCGTTATTGGCTACGATGATGTGTCTAGTACAGGGCAAAAACCATCACCAGAAAGTGGCTTGCTGTGTTTGAACCAGCTATTCGATAACCCTGAAAGCAAAACCATTATGTATATTGGCGACCATGAAGCTGATGTGCAGTTTGCCAGGAATATACATACTGCATTGGGCGAAAACGCGCGCGTTATTGCTGTTGCCGTAACCTACAGTGGTGCAACACCTGAACGTTGGGCTACTCAACCAGATTTCATTATTCACACGCCAACGGAATTAACCGCTCTTTGTGAACAGTATTCATTATAG
- a CDS encoding thiol-disulfide oxidoreductase DCC family protein yields the protein MTKLTVFYDGTCPLCSKEMAALAARDKQHFIQTVDIYSDAFSAYPQIDANAANTVLHALDDKGQLLLGLDVTHRAWQLVGRGWLYAPLRWPLIKPLADRFYLYFARNRYRFSYWLTGKSRCDSGTCSR from the coding sequence ATGACCAAACTAACTGTATTTTATGATGGCACATGCCCGCTTTGTTCAAAAGAAATGGCGGCTTTAGCGGCAAGAGACAAACAGCATTTCATTCAAACCGTGGATATCTACAGTGACGCCTTCAGTGCTTACCCACAAATAGATGCGAATGCTGCTAATACAGTACTACATGCGCTAGATGATAAAGGGCAGTTATTACTAGGGTTAGATGTCACACACCGTGCGTGGCAACTCGTTGGGCGAGGCTGGTTATACGCACCGTTACGTTGGCCTCTCATTAAGCCACTAGCCGATCGTTTTTACCTGTACTTTGCTAGAAACAGATACCGATTTTCATATTGGTTAACCGGTAAATCGCGTTGTGATAGTGGGACATGTTCACGGTGA
- the atpD gene encoding F0F1 ATP synthase subunit beta encodes MSTGKIVKVIGAVVDVEFSQSSVPRVYDALNIIDGDHASLVLEVQQQIGSGVVRCIAMGSSDGLRRGLTVENSGSPISVPVGEATLGRIMNVLGTPIDECGEIGEEVTYAIHRDAPSYEDQANSAELLETGVKVIDLICPFAKGGKIGLFGGAGVGKTVNMMELINNIAKAHSGLSVFTGVGERTREGNDFYYEMKEAGVLDKVAMVYGQMNEPPGNRLRVALTGLTIAERFRDEGRDVLLFIDNIYRYTLAGTEVSALLGRMPSAVGYQPTLAEEMGVLQERITSTKKGSITSIQAVYVPADDLTDPSPATTFAHLDATVVLSRNIAALGLYPAIDPLDSTSRQLDPLIVGQEHYQVARGVQTVLQRYKELKDIIAILGMDELSEEDKQTVSRARKIERFLTQPYHVAEVFTGQTGVFVSLKETIEGFKGLLSGEYDDIPEQAFLYCGSIDQVIEKAKQV; translated from the coding sequence ACCACGTGTGTACGATGCGCTGAATATTATTGATGGCGATCACGCCTCGCTAGTGCTGGAAGTCCAGCAGCAAATTGGTAGTGGTGTTGTACGTTGTATTGCAATGGGTTCATCAGACGGTTTGCGTCGTGGCTTAACTGTTGAAAACAGTGGTTCACCAATCTCGGTTCCAGTTGGTGAAGCAACGTTAGGGCGAATCATGAACGTGCTAGGCACACCGATTGATGAATGCGGTGAGATAGGCGAAGAAGTGACTTACGCCATTCACCGTGACGCGCCTTCGTATGAAGATCAGGCCAATAGCGCTGAACTGCTTGAAACCGGCGTGAAAGTTATCGACTTGATCTGTCCGTTTGCGAAAGGCGGTAAGATCGGCCTATTCGGTGGTGCGGGTGTGGGTAAAACCGTCAACATGATGGAGCTTATCAACAACATCGCAAAAGCACACTCAGGTTTGTCTGTGTTCACTGGTGTAGGGGAGCGTACCCGTGAAGGTAACGACTTCTATTACGAGATGAAAGAGGCTGGCGTACTCGACAAAGTAGCCATGGTTTACGGCCAAATGAACGAGCCTCCAGGTAACCGCCTACGTGTTGCTTTAACGGGTTTGACCATCGCTGAACGTTTTCGTGATGAAGGCCGTGATGTGTTGTTGTTTATCGATAACATTTATCGTTACACCTTGGCGGGTACAGAAGTATCGGCACTGTTAGGTCGTATGCCATCAGCGGTAGGTTACCAACCTACGTTGGCTGAAGAGATGGGTGTACTGCAAGAGCGTATCACTTCGACTAAGAAAGGTTCGATCACCTCGATCCAAGCGGTATATGTACCTGCGGATGACTTAACGGATCCATCACCAGCAACCACCTTCGCGCACTTAGATGCCACGGTTGTACTGTCACGTAACATTGCGGCGCTTGGTTTATACCCTGCGATTGACCCGCTGGATTCTACCTCACGTCAGCTTGATCCGCTGATTGTAGGTCAGGAGCATTATCAAGTTGCTCGTGGTGTACAAACTGTATTGCAACGTTACAAAGAGCTCAAAGATATTATCGCCATTCTAGGGATGGACGAATTGTCTGAAGAAGATAAACAAACCGTTTCTCGTGCTCGTAAAATTGAACGTTTCTTAACTCAGCCTTACCACGTTGCTGAAGTGTTTACAGGTCAGACTGGGGTGTTCGTTTCTCTTAAAGAAACTATCGAAGGCTTCAAAGGGCTGCTAAGCGGCGAGTATGACGATATTCCGGAGCAGGCATTCCTGTACTGCGGCAGTATCGATCAAGTAATTGAAAAAGCGAAGCAAGTATAG